Within the Pseudobythopirellula maris genome, the region GCCGCAGCCGACCGACCACACGAGCGTCGCCAGCAGCAGCAAAGGGATCGGCGACCACACGCCGGGGCGCCGGCGCACGCAGAGGGTTCGGTCCGTCATTGTCAAAGCGTCGTCCGTGGAGGGGGGTCGCGTCGGAAAGGCGCGGCGTTCGCCCGCATCGCCGGGCGCCGCTCGGCGGGACCACGCTTGCGCAGCCCCACCAATCGTCGCAATCTAGCACGACGCTTTCTCGCGGGTCAACGACACTGTGATCCGGCCCGCGGGGCCGATAGCGGCCGCTACTCGATCAGGTAGCTGAAGTCGCTCACGTAGAGCTCGTTGATCGGCAGCCCCGGCAGGCCCCGGCGGACTTGCAGCTGGATGCGACGCCGCAGCCGCGCGAGGTTCGGCTCCTCGAACTCCTCAGGCAGGGCGATCCGTACGGCCACGAGCACGGCGTCGCCCAACCGGCCGCGTCGCGCCTCGAGCTTTTGGCGGAAGGCCTCGGCCTCGTCCTCCGGCACGGAGGTGAACAGCGTGAAGGAGAGCCGCACCTTGATGCCCTCGGTCGCCCGCGAGTCGCGGATCCTGAAGTCGCCCAGCTTCACGCCAACGGGCGCCGGTTCGGCCTGCTCCTCGTCGCCCGGCTCGGCAGCCGGCTCGGCGGCGGCCGCCGGCGTCGCGGCGAGCGCGAGCAGCGTGGCGACCAGCAGCAGCGGGAGCAGAAGCGTCGGATACGACGCAGCGGGGCGTGTGAACATGGGCGTCATTATTTGGTCGGCGTTCATTACTTGGGCGGCTGTCTGGGCGGGCTCGCGTAAGGGGGGAGCGATCAAAGCGGCTCGGCGCGGATCACGGGGATCACGAGACGGTGGACCATGCCGCCGCCTAGCAGTGGTTGGATCTCGTCGAGCAGACGCGCCTTGAGTGTGACGAACCCCTCCTCGCGCAGGTCGTCCGAGCGGGTGCTGCGGCAGACGCGGATCACGCGATCGCGGATCTTGTTCTTGTGGATCCGGGCCAGCCGTTTCACTTCTGAGTGATCGCGTTCCGCGACCAGCACGAACAACTCGAACTTCAGCTGCATGAGCGTCACGGTGTCGCCGTCGGAGCCGGTCTCGCCGGGAGTCGGGGGGATCGGCACCACGAACTCGCCGATCTCCGCCTCGGCGTACGCCTCGCGGTCGGGGAGTTGCTCGATCGCGTCGAACTTCAGCTGCCCTTCGCCCGAGCCGCAACCCGAAGCGCCCGCCAGCAATAGGCACGCGCCGAGGGCCGCCACAACAGGCGCCATTTGGCGGCGTGGTCGGCGGGGGCGTCGGCGGGTGGAGAAAGACGGCATGGGAGTGGGAACGGTGTGGTTGCTTCGTGCGCGGCCGCCGGTGGTCCCGGCTAGTCGTGCTGAAAAGTACGTCGCGGCGCGGACCGGCGACGTAAGCTTCAGAGGCGAACCCCCGCCGCTCGGCAATCCCCCTGCGCCAGTCGCAACGATCGCACCGATGATGACGCCCGTACGCACGTTACCGACCCGCCGCCCCCCCGCACGCCGGGCGATCGTGGCGGTGCTGTGCGCGGTCGCGGCGGCCGGTTGCTACGACCCGACCACGCTCGTCGAGCGGATCCGCACAAACGCCACCCGCAACCGACTCGAAGAGATCCCGCTCGGCACCTTCGCCGCCGTGTTGCCGCGCGACATCGAGACCGGCGAAATACTCGAGGTCGAGCTGAGCATTTACGGCGAGGCGGCCCGCTACCGGGTGGCCGAACTCAAGAGCGAGCTCGAAGCTAAGGAATACCTCATCCGCGATGAGTTCAGCAAAAGGCTCCGCCTGATCGACAGGTCGGTGCTCACCGACCCGCACCTGAATCAGGTGCGCGAGGAGCTGCACCAGATCGTGAACGACACGCTCGACGAGCCGCTGATCGACACGGTCGGCGTGTCCAACGTGCTGTTCCTGCGTCATTGACGCCAGGACCGCTCCCCGCCGCGCCGCTCGAGCGCGTCAGAGACTCACCTCGCCGCCGGGTCGCTCCGGGGGCGGGCCGCCGGACGGCGGACCTTCCCCTCGCCTTTGACGACCGTCGTCGCGGGGCGGGCCGCGGCGACCGCCGCGGAAGCCATCGCCGCCGCGCCCCGAGGGCCCGCGGCGCCAACGCGGGGCGCGCATCATCCGCTCCAAGTCGAGGCCGTCGAACTCCCGCTCTTGCCGCCGCTGGTCGAGTTGACGCAGCATCTCGTCGGCCGGCAGCGTGAGCAGCTCCTGCACCTCGCCGTCGGACAGCTCGTTCGCGAAGAAGGATTTGACGTCCGCCGGCACGTCGCTCTCCTTGAGCGCCACGAGCACCCGCCGCAAGCGCTCGGTGCGACGATCGGCCTCGGGGGTCGACTCGACCCAACGGCGGCTCCGCTCGGGGAGCACGGCGAGCAGCTCGGGCTCGATCGTTCGCCAGTCGTCACGCAGCTCGCGCGCTGCGTCGGGCGTGACGAAGAACTGCAACGGCCACTCGCGCAGCCGGTCGGAGGCGAACGACAGCGCGATGACCGCCGCGAGCGGGTCCGACTCGAGGCCCTCGCGCATCTCGCCCAGCCGGCGCCGCACCTCGGGCGGGAGGTCGCGCGATTCGAAGCGGTCGAACCGCTCGACGAGGCCCCGACCGGCGGGGGTGGCGGCGAGGCGCTCGACCGCTTCGCGCAGCTTGGCGGCCTCTTCGGGGGTGAGCCGGTACAACGACTCGCGCCGCTCGTTGCGCAGCTCGCGTTCGACCCGCCTGACCCGTTCGTCGGCGCCGAGCCGTCGCAGCGTCGCCTGTTCGGCGGCGGACTGGTGCGACAACCAGTTCTGGTAGCTGAGCAGCGTGCGGAGCAGCGACTCGGCCCGCTCGTGGGCGGCGAGCGACGCGGCGTTGCCGAGCAGGCTCTCGCGTTTCTGCGGCGTGAGCCCGGCGAGCCGGGCCGCCCGCTCGCGGAGCTCGGCTTGTTGCTTGTCGGTCTGGGTCTCGAACCACGCGCCGCGTTCGCGGAACGAGGCGCCCTGCATCACGAACCAGGCGTCGGCCTCGTCGTCGAAACCGGCCGGGGCCTCGCCGGCGAGCATCTCGCCCGCCTCCGCCTCGAGCCGCTCGAGAAAAGCCACGTCTTGGTACTGCCCGAGGGCGTCGACCTGCATCACCGCCGGCAGGCTGGCCAGCATGCGGCGGTGCGGCTCGTTCGCGGCCCAACGGGCGCCGGCGAAGCCGACGAGCAACGCGGCGGCGGCGATCGCCACGGCCGCAACGTGCGAGCGGCGCCGCTGGGTCGGCAACGCCGCGGTCATGCGGGCGACCTCGTCGCGGGCCTCGAGGGCGACCATCTCGATGGTCGATTGGGCGAACTCTGCGCTCACGTCGCCCGTGGGCAAGTCGTCGAGCGCGTCCCAAGAGAGACGCAACCGACGCAGCTCGTCGCGGGCGGAGGGGTCGCGCTCCAGCAGCGCCTCCAAGGCGACACGCTCCTCGGGCGCAAGCTCGCCGTCGAGGTAGGCCGTCAGCTGCTCGTGCAGCGGGTCGGCGGGCGCGGCGTCTTCGGCCGATTCTTCGCCGTGCGGGTGCTCGCGGTTCATCGCTCTGCCCTCCTGGCGGTGGTGTCGCCTGGGGGCGGCGTGTCGGCGACGGGCGGGTCGACTAGGTACGGCTCGAGTGATTCCTTAAGCTTGCCGCGGGCGCGGGCGATGAGCGACTTGATCGCCTGGGGCGTCATGCCCATCACCTCGCCGATCTCGGCGTAGTCGAGGTGCTCGAACTTGGAGAGCAGCACCGCGGTGCGCTGCCGGTCGCCGAGGCCCTCGACCGCTTGGCGGACCACCTCACGCAGCTCGCTGCGGTCGAACTGGCGGGTCGGCATCAAGCCGCTGGCGGCCGAGCTGATCGTGTCGATCGTCACGGCCCCCGAGGCGGCCGGGTCGGGCGCGGCGAGGTTCACTTCTTTGCGCCGCGCCAGCGTGCGGCGGGCGTTCGACGCCACGTTGTTGGCGATCGTGTAGAGCCACGTGGTGAACTTCGACCCCGGCACGTACCGCTCACGCGAGCGGTAAACGCGGAGGAAGACGTCTTGGGCTAGGTCCTCGGCCATGTCCGAGCGGCCGACCAGGTAGCCCATCAGCGAAACGAGCTTCGCCTGGTGGCGGGCCATCAGCTCCTCGAAAGCCAGGGCGTCTCCCTCCCGCACGCGCAGCATGAGCCGCACGTCGGGGTCCGACTCGGTGTAGCGCCGGATCGTGCTGTCGCTCGTGGCCAAAGGGGCGGGCTCTCGGGCGGGGGACGCGGTGGGAGAGAACCCTTATTGTAAGCGGCCGAGCGGGGCGGGGTTAGGTGCGCGGGGAGGGGCTCGGGGTTTTGAGGGGCTAGGAATTAGGGGCTAGGGATCAGAACGGGACGCCGGCGAAGCCGTCGCTTCCTCTCCTAGCCCCTAGCCCCTAATTCCTAGCTTCTAAGCCCCTCCCACCACCTCGCGCTCCTTACAGCAAGCTGTCGATCAGCAGGCGTAATTTCCGCATCTCGCCCGAGTGCTCGAAGCCCTCGAGCGGCTGCATCTCGATCGAGAGGGCCCGGTTGTAGCCCTCTTTCGAGAGTTGGGTGACCAGGCGGCCATAGTCGACTTCGCCTTGGCCCACTCGCACCTGGAAGCTCTCTTTACTCGTGTCGCGCAGGTGGACATGGCGCACGTACGGCAGCAGCTTGTCGTACTGCCGGCCCGCGCTCTCGCCGTACAGGAAGCAGCTGGGGTCGAGCGTCACGCCGAGGCCTTTGACGTGGTCGCAGAACACCGCGGCGGTGTCCGGGTCTTGGGTCATGCAATCGACCTGCGTCTTGAGAGCCACGACGGCCCCCTCGAAGGCGGCGATGGCGGTCATCTTCTTGAGCCGCTCGATCTCTTCGTTGAACGGCGTGCCGATCTCGGACGAGGGGACGACCAGCGTGGCGACCTTGATCGCCTTGGCGAGCTTGCAGCACGCCTCGAACTGCTCGTAGAAGGCGTCGCCCGTCGCCTCGATCTCGAGGCTCAGCGCCGCCACGTCAAGCCGACGCGTGTCGCCGCACACGTTGATCGCCCGCTCCAGGTCGGCGGCCACGGCCGACGGGGCGAGCCAGCCGTCCTTTTCGTGCAGCGCGAGCTCCACGGCGGTGAACTGCAAGTCGACCAACCGCCCGAGCACCTCCTCGCTGCTGAGTTCAGGGAAGCATGTTGTCGAAGCGCTAACAAACACCGGTGTCACTCCTTTGCTGGCCTCAATGGCCTCTGGTTCGGTCTTGGCTGACCGTTGCTGGCTCGAAACCGACCGGGCGCCTCGGCCACGCGGGCCCCGTGAAAAACCCTCGCACGCCATCTGGCGATTGAACCCGCCGTGTCCGTGGCGAAGGGAGCCCGCGGGTCGGCGCGCGGGGCCGTTACTGTAGCGGCAGCCAAGCGCGGAGGGCAACACCCGCGCAACTATCTCCGCCCGCCGGGGGCGCCTACAATAGCGACGGGCCGCGGCGCCCGGCGTCTGGCCCCCCATTACCGAATCGAGCCTCCCCCCACACGAGACCCGAAGCTTGAGCGAACACATCCCCCTCGAACCCGCCGGCCCGGCCCGGACGCCCGTGCAGACCATCGTCCTGCAGCCCAAGGAGAGCCTGTTCGGCCGGTTCGGCAAGTTTCTCCTGCTAGCACTCGGCCTGTGCGTGGTGTCGATGATCGGCATGGCCGG harbors:
- a CDS encoding sugar phosphate isomerase/epimerase family protein, which gives rise to MFVSASTTCFPELSSEEVLGRLVDLQFTAVELALHEKDGWLAPSAVAADLERAINVCGDTRRLDVAALSLEIEATGDAFYEQFEACCKLAKAIKVATLVVPSSEIGTPFNEEIERLKKMTAIAAFEGAVVALKTQVDCMTQDPDTAAVFCDHVKGLGVTLDPSCFLYGESAGRQYDKLLPYVRHVHLRDTSKESFQVRVGQGEVDYGRLVTQLSKEGYNRALSIEMQPLEGFEHSGEMRKLRLLIDSLL
- a CDS encoding flagellar basal body-associated FliL family protein, with translation MAPVVAALGACLLLAGASGCGSGEGQLKFDAIEQLPDREAYAEAEIGEFVVPIPPTPGETGSDGDTVTLMQLKFELFVLVAERDHSEVKRLARIHKNKIRDRVIRVCRSTRSDDLREEGFVTLKARLLDEIQPLLGGGMVHRLVIPVIRAEPL
- a CDS encoding RNA polymerase sigma factor, whose protein sequence is MATSDSTIRRYTESDPDVRLMLRVREGDALAFEELMARHQAKLVSLMGYLVGRSDMAEDLAQDVFLRVYRSRERYVPGSKFTTWLYTIANNVASNARRTLARRKEVNLAAPDPAASGAVTIDTISSAASGLMPTRQFDRSELREVVRQAVEGLGDRQRTAVLLSKFEHLDYAEIGEVMGMTPQAIKSLIARARGKLKESLEPYLVDPPVADTPPPGDTTARRAER
- a CDS encoding anti-sigma factor family protein, yielding MNREHPHGEESAEDAAPADPLHEQLTAYLDGELAPEERVALEALLERDPSARDELRRLRLSWDALDDLPTGDVSAEFAQSTIEMVALEARDEVARMTAALPTQRRRSHVAAVAIAAAALLVGFAGARWAANEPHRRMLASLPAVMQVDALGQYQDVAFLERLEAEAGEMLAGEAPAGFDDEADAWFVMQGASFRERGAWFETQTDKQQAELRERAARLAGLTPQKRESLLGNAASLAAHERAESLLRTLLSYQNWLSHQSAAEQATLRRLGADERVRRVERELRNERRESLYRLTPEEAAKLREAVERLAATPAGRGLVERFDRFESRDLPPEVRRRLGEMREGLESDPLAAVIALSFASDRLREWPLQFFVTPDAARELRDDWRTIEPELLAVLPERSRRWVESTPEADRRTERLRRVLVALKESDVPADVKSFFANELSDGEVQELLTLPADEMLRQLDQRRQEREFDGLDLERMMRAPRWRRGPSGRGGDGFRGGRRGPPRDDGRQRRGEGPPSGGPPPERPGGEVSL